Part of the Desulfobulbaceae bacterium genome, ATTGGTCTAATTTTCTTCTTAGCGTTGCCCAAATAAAAGGTATTTGTTTCTCATAGGAAAAGGATGGGGTTTTGTCAAGCCGTTTGTGCGACTTTAACCTACTTTGATTGATTTGGTTATGCGTTTTGTAACTGGACTGAAGACTACTCGGAGTGGGTAATATACCCTTTGCTGATAGCGTATTTAATTAGATCGGTCGTATTTTTAATCTGGAGTTTACGCATCATATTGGCGCGATGGTGTTCGACGGTTCGCTTACTGATATCTAAAGCTTCAGCAACTCCCTTGCTGGTGCCCCCTTCAGCGATCAGACATAAGACCTGCCTCTCCCGCATAGTTAACACTTCCCGCGAACCATCACCTCCATCAGCACATGCCGAGAGCTTGAGCAGATCAATCTTACCTGCAAAAA contains:
- a CDS encoding DNA-binding response regulator, producing the protein FAGKIDLLKLSACADGGDGSREVLTMRERQVLCLIAEGGTSKGVAEALDISKRTVEHHRANMMRKLQIKNTTDLIKYAISKGYITHSE